One region of Vescimonas fastidiosa genomic DNA includes:
- the rimI gene encoding ribosomal protein S18-alanine N-acetyltransferase, with product MNIKIVPMHADHLEELEKLERLCFSRPWSRKMLAEELENQCAAFLVAQDGDTGKVVGYAGLLVVADEGYITNVAVFPEYRRRGVAAQLLSVFENFARGNRLAFLTLEVRPSNTAAIALYESFGFRQAGRRKNYYDLPKEDALILTKTYGEAEA from the coding sequence ATGAACATAAAGATCGTACCCATGCATGCAGACCATTTGGAGGAGCTGGAAAAGCTGGAGAGGCTCTGTTTTTCCCGGCCCTGGAGCCGCAAAATGCTGGCGGAGGAGCTGGAAAATCAGTGCGCCGCTTTTTTGGTTGCCCAGGACGGAGACACCGGCAAGGTGGTGGGCTATGCGGGGCTTTTGGTGGTGGCCGACGAGGGCTATATCACCAATGTGGCGGTGTTCCCGGAGTATCGCCGCCGGGGTGTGGCGGCGCAGCTTCTGTCCGTTTTTGAAAACTTCGCCCGGGGCAATCGACTGGCCTTCCTCACCCTGGAGGTGCGCCCCTCCAACACCGCGGCCATTGCCCTCTATGAGAGCTTCGGCTTCCGGCAGGCGGGCCGGCGGAAGAACTACTATGATTTGCCCAAGGAGGACGCGCTGATCCTTACAAAAACCTACGGGGAGGCGGAAGCATGA